Proteins from one Rosa chinensis cultivar Old Blush chromosome 7, RchiOBHm-V2, whole genome shotgun sequence genomic window:
- the LOC112179788 gene encoding leucine-rich repeat receptor-like serine/threonine-protein kinase RGI4 isoform X2, with protein MHISVTMHTMKRTRFSLMLLLHCCMCSFTGVVVAVQNKNVNTDQLALLALKAHITSDPQKIMTNWSTATSVCNWVGITCGARHLRVAVLNISYFDLTGSIPPELGNLSFLVQLDFTNNSFRDTLPMELSRLHRLKLISFGYNNFIGSLPTEIFNLSALEKIDLTNNHLSGSIPREIGNLTMLKEIILDGNNFKGIPNEIGTLAQLEVLNVQDNALNGPLPVAVFNLSSLTQMGLTKNNLTGSIPDNICENLPSIQALFLSYNQFDGPLPSKLWQCKELLYLSLSFNKFSGGIPRNIGNLTSLTHIYLAANNLQGTIPHEIGDLSKLQVLSLPGVNVHGVIPSTIFNMSSLIGISLASNQLSGSLPANIGLGVPHLKQLLVSGNNLTGAIPNFISNASNIITIDMATNHFSGFIPSKLCALPYLERLNIAEN; from the exons ATGCACATCTCTGTGACAATGCACACAATGAAGAGAACTCGGTTCTCCCTCATGTTGCTGTTACACTGTTGTATGTGTAGCTTTACTGGTGTTGTGGTAGCAGTACAAAACAAGAATGTCAACACAGACCAGTTGGCTCTTCTTGCTCTCAAAGCTCACATCACCAGTGATCCTCAGAAAATCATGACCAACTGGTCCACAGCCACCTCAGTCTGCAACTGGGTTGGCATTACTTGTGGTGCTCGCCACCTTCGAGTGGCGGTCTTGAATATCTCTTACTTTGATCTCACAGGAAGCATTCCTCCAGAGCTAGGAAACCTGTCATTTCTTGTTCAACTGGACTTCACCAATAACAGTTTCCGTGACACTTTGCCCATGGAGTTGTCTCGCTTGCATCGATTGAAGTTGATTAGCTTTGGATACAACAATTTTATTG GTTCCTTACCCACTGAAATCTTCAACCTATCTGCACTGGAAAAGATTGATCTGACCAATAACCATCTATCAG GTAGCATACCAAGAGAAATCGGGAACTTAACAATGCTGAAGGAGATAATCCTTGATGGTAACAACTTCAAAG GAATTCCAAACGAGATCGGCACTTTAGCTCAGCTGGAGGTGTTGAATGTGCAAGACAATGCACTAAATGGTCCTTTGCCTGTTGCTGTCTTCAACTTGTCTTCTTTGACCCAAATGGGACTAACAAAGAACAACTTGACTGGTAGTATTCCAGACAATATATGTGAAAACCTTCCCAGTATTCAAGCACTTTTTTTGTCTTACAACCAGTTTGATGGTCCACTTCCATCCAAATTATGGCAATGCAAAGAGCTTCTCTATTTATCACTGTCATTTAACAAATTCAGTGGAGGCATACCCAGAAATATTGGGAACTTGACCAGTTTAACGCATATATATCTTGCGGCAAACAATTTGCAAG GTACTATACCACATGAGATTGGTGATCTTTCAAAATTACAGGTTTTGTCACTTCCAGGTGTTAATGTTCATGGTGTTATCCCATCCACAATCTTCAACATGTCCTCGCTGATAGGAATATCGCTGGCTAGTAATCAGCTCTCAGGTAGCCTCCCAGCAAACATAGGCCTTGGGGTTCCACATCTAAAGCAGCTTCTTGTATCAGGGAATAACCTCACTGGAGCAATTCCAAACTTCATATCTAATGCCTCTAACATCATAACCATAGACATGGCCACTAACCATTTTTCGGGGTTTATTCCTAGCAAGCTCTGTGCCTTACCATACCTTGAGCGCCTAAACATAGCAGAGAATTAA
- the LOC112179788 gene encoding leucine-rich repeat receptor-like serine/threonine-protein kinase RGI4 isoform X1 codes for MHISVTMHTMKRTRFSLMLLLHCCMCSFTGVVVAVQNKNVNTDQLALLALKAHITSDPQKIMTNWSTATSVCNWVGITCGARHLRVAVLNISYFDLTGSIPPELGNLSFLVQLDFTNNSFRDTLPMELSRLHRLKLISFGYNNFIGSLPTEIFNLSALEKIDLTNNHLSGSIPREIGNLTMLKEIILDGNNFKGIPNEIGTLAQLEVLNVQDNALNGPLPVAVFNLSSLTQMGLTKNNLTGSIPDNICENLPSIQALFLSYNQFDGPLPSKLWQCKELLYLSLSFNKFSGGIPRNIGNLTSLTHIYLAANNLQGTIPHEIGDLSKLQVLSLPGVNVHGVIPSTIFNMSSLIGISLASNQLSGSLPANIGLGVPHLKQLLVSGNNLTGAIPNFISNASNIITIDMATNHFSGFIPSKLCALPYLERLNIAEN; via the exons ATGCACATCTCTGTGACAATGCACACAATGAAGAGAACTCGGTTCTCCCTCATGTTGCTGTTACACTGTTGTATGTGTAGCTTTACTGGTGTTGTGGTAGCAGTACAAAACAAGAATGTCAACACAGACCAGTTGGCTCTTCTTGCTCTCAAAGCTCACATCACCAGTGATCCTCAGAAAATCATGACCAACTGGTCCACAGCCACCTCAGTCTGCAACTGGGTTGGCATTACTTGTGGTGCTCGCCACCTTCGAGTGGCGGTCTTGAATATCTCTTACTTTGATCTCACAGGAAGCATTCCTCCAGAGCTAGGAAACCTGTCATTTCTTGTTCAACTGGACTTCACCAATAACAGTTTCCGTGACACTTTGCCCATGGAGTTGTCTCGCTTGCATCGATTGAAGTTGATTAGCTTTGGATACAACAATTTTATT GGTTCCTTACCCACTGAAATCTTCAACCTATCTGCACTGGAAAAGATTGATCTGACCAATAACCATCTATCAG GTAGCATACCAAGAGAAATCGGGAACTTAACAATGCTGAAGGAGATAATCCTTGATGGTAACAACTTCAAAG GAATTCCAAACGAGATCGGCACTTTAGCTCAGCTGGAGGTGTTGAATGTGCAAGACAATGCACTAAATGGTCCTTTGCCTGTTGCTGTCTTCAACTTGTCTTCTTTGACCCAAATGGGACTAACAAAGAACAACTTGACTGGTAGTATTCCAGACAATATATGTGAAAACCTTCCCAGTATTCAAGCACTTTTTTTGTCTTACAACCAGTTTGATGGTCCACTTCCATCCAAATTATGGCAATGCAAAGAGCTTCTCTATTTATCACTGTCATTTAACAAATTCAGTGGAGGCATACCCAGAAATATTGGGAACTTGACCAGTTTAACGCATATATATCTTGCGGCAAACAATTTGCAAG GTACTATACCACATGAGATTGGTGATCTTTCAAAATTACAGGTTTTGTCACTTCCAGGTGTTAATGTTCATGGTGTTATCCCATCCACAATCTTCAACATGTCCTCGCTGATAGGAATATCGCTGGCTAGTAATCAGCTCTCAGGTAGCCTCCCAGCAAACATAGGCCTTGGGGTTCCACATCTAAAGCAGCTTCTTGTATCAGGGAATAACCTCACTGGAGCAATTCCAAACTTCATATCTAATGCCTCTAACATCATAACCATAGACATGGCCACTAACCATTTTTCGGGGTTTATTCCTAGCAAGCTCTGTGCCTTACCATACCTTGAGCGCCTAAACATAGCAGAGAATTAA
- the LOC112180038 gene encoding cadmium-induced protein AS8 isoform X1 — protein sequence MAGDTMIIKGVFRRYERWNPVHPTSGAFWGLGIGIGCGVGWGPGFGPEVIGYVGAGCGVGFSVGFTLLGVGIGVPANWLYTVPYQAVMAARSTPLRLGRPPGLVFSKSIAGEGWDKIAPCVRGLQREASGRLSSFTQHLVEGVESIDVKSQLSANSKNVCDGLTAFGERIFHFPKGSKD from the exons ATGGCAGGAGATACAATGATTATAAAAGGAGTGTTCAGGAGGTATGAAAGATGGAACCCAGTGCACCCAACCTCTGGAGCATTTTGGGGTTTGGGAATAGGCATTGGTTGTGGTGTTGGATGGGGTCCTGGTTTTGGGCCTGAAGTGATTGGCTATGTTGGAGCTGGCTGTGGTGTTGGCTTCAGTGTTGGTTTCACTCTGCTTGGTGTTGGTATTGGTGTTCCTGCAAATTGGCTCTACACTGTTCCTTATCAGG CTGTTATGGCAGCAAGAAGTACTCCATTGAGGCTTGGTAGACCTCCTGGTCTTGTTTTCTCCAAAAGTATAGCAGGAGAGGGTTGGGATAAAATAGCACCGTGTGTCAGAGGGCTGCAAAGAGAAGCCAGTGGAAGATTGTCTAGCTTCACACAACATCTTGTGGAAGGGGTCGAGTCAATTGATGTGAAGAGTCAGCTAAGTGCCAATAGTAAGAATGTTTGTGATGGTTTAACAGCGTTTGGTGAACGCATCTTCCACTTTCCTAAAG GTTCCAAAGATTGA
- the LOC112177761 gene encoding probable LRR receptor-like serine/threonine-protein kinase At3g47570: MLPISFANLSTSLQYIDLSESNVMGNIPYDIGNLSSLIALFLGTNQLGGPIPTSMGSLQNLQALNLKENRLQGHIPNELCQLQNLAFLLIGVNQLSGSIPSCLGNLATSLRSLYLGSNFLISTIPSTLWGLAYLLHIDLSSNSLTGPLPEDVGTLKVVIDIDLSHNRLSGGLPSSIGVLKDLVTLALENNNLEGSIPSSFGNLLSLELLDLSKNNPSGVIPKSLERLLHLNYLNLSYNRLEGEIPAGGPFKNFSSESFVSNGVLCGESRLHVPSCKNSSVKPPSTKASRSILKFIIPGILSVILLVASLLVLITRRKKNVNVAMETTLLSQPLWRKISYLQLRSATDGFNVGNLLGTGGFGSVYKGTLDGIDVAI; this comes from the coding sequence ATGCTTCCCATTTCCTTTGCCAACCTCTCTACATCACTTCAATATATTGATCTAAGCGAATCCAATGTGATGGGTAACATTCCTTATGATATTGGCAACTTGAGTAGCTTGATAGCCTTATTCTTAGGTACCAATCAATTAGGTGGGCCAATTCCAACTTCAATGGGAAGCCTACAGAATCTCCAAGCTTTGAATTTGAAGGAGAACAGATTGCAAGGACATATCCCAAATGAACTTTGTCAACTTCAGAATCTAGCCTTTTTACTGATTGGGGTAAATCAGCTCTCTGGTTCAATACCTTCTTGCTTGGGCAATCTAGCTACATCACTGAGAAGTCTATATCTGGGGTCCAATTTTTTAATTTCCACAATACCATCTACCTTGTGGGGACTTGCATATCTCTTGCACATAGACTTGTCATCCAATTCTCTAACTGGACCTCTCCCAGAAGATGTTGGTACTCTGAAAGTTGTGATAGATATAGATTTATCACACAACCGTTTATCTGGTGGGCTACCGAGCAGCATTGGGGTTCTAAAGGATTTGGTCACTCTCGCCTTGGAAAATAATAATTTAGAAGGCTCTATTCCTAGTTCATTTGGGAACTTGCTAAGCTTAGAACTCTTGGACTTGTCTAAAAACAATCCATCTGGAGTgattccaaagtctctagaACGACTCTTGCATCTCAACTATCTAAATTTGTCTTACAACAGACTGGAGGGAGAAATTCCAGCAGGCGGACCTTTCAAAAACTTCTCTTCTGAATCATTTGTCTCAAATGGTGTGCTCTGTGGTGAATCCCGACTGCATGTTCCATCATGCAAAAACAGTTCAGTGAAACCACCTTCAACTAAAGCTAGTAGATCCATCTTGAAGTTTATTATTCCGGGGATACTGTCAGTAATACTCCTAGTGGCCTCCCTATTGGTGTTGATAACGCGCAGGAAGAAGAATGTGAATGTTGCAATGGAGACTACCTTGTTATCTCAACCCCTATGGAGAAAAATTTCGTACTTGCAACTTCGAAGTGCAACAGATGGGTTTAATGTAGGCAACTTACTTGGCACCGGGGGTTTTGGCTCTGTGTATAAAGGAACACTAGATGGGATAGATGTGGCGATATAG
- the LOC112180038 gene encoding cadmium-induced protein AS8 isoform X2: protein MIIKGVFRRYERWNPVHPTSGAFWGLGIGIGCGVGWGPGFGPEVIGYVGAGCGVGFSVGFTLLGVGIGVPANWLYTVPYQAVMAARSTPLRLGRPPGLVFSKSIAGEGWDKIAPCVRGLQREASGRLSSFTQHLVEGVESIDVKSQLSANSKNVCDGLTAFGERIFHFPKGSKD from the exons ATGATTATAAAAGGAGTGTTCAGGAGGTATGAAAGATGGAACCCAGTGCACCCAACCTCTGGAGCATTTTGGGGTTTGGGAATAGGCATTGGTTGTGGTGTTGGATGGGGTCCTGGTTTTGGGCCTGAAGTGATTGGCTATGTTGGAGCTGGCTGTGGTGTTGGCTTCAGTGTTGGTTTCACTCTGCTTGGTGTTGGTATTGGTGTTCCTGCAAATTGGCTCTACACTGTTCCTTATCAGG CTGTTATGGCAGCAAGAAGTACTCCATTGAGGCTTGGTAGACCTCCTGGTCTTGTTTTCTCCAAAAGTATAGCAGGAGAGGGTTGGGATAAAATAGCACCGTGTGTCAGAGGGCTGCAAAGAGAAGCCAGTGGAAGATTGTCTAGCTTCACACAACATCTTGTGGAAGGGGTCGAGTCAATTGATGTGAAGAGTCAGCTAAGTGCCAATAGTAAGAATGTTTGTGATGGTTTAACAGCGTTTGGTGAACGCATCTTCCACTTTCCTAAAG GTTCCAAAGATTGA